In Deltaproteobacteria bacterium, the sequence GGTGTAGAGCGAGCCGTTGTCCTTGCCGCGACCCCGGGGGCTGCGGACCGCGTCGAACAGGAATGCTTCGGGCATCGGAACTCCTTGCGGCGGAATACTAAGCATGCTTAGTATCTCGCCGCAAGCACGGCGGGCCGGCCGTGCGCCCACGATCGATGTCTGCGAACGCACGTGAACCGCCCGGCACACGGGCCCGACCCCGCGGATCCACGCGCGGCGCGTCGGCGCCGGCGGACTCGCAGCCCCGGGCCGCGTTGGCGCAGCGGCGTCGGCAGGCGCAGGCCTACCTCGATCTCACGCGGATCCATCGCATGATCGAGCGACGCAGCGCCGAGCTGCTGGCCGCGCAGGGCCTGCGCGACGTGACCCCGGCGCAGGCCGGCGCGTTGATGGTGCTGTTCCAGGCCCGCGCGCCGCTGCGGGCCCGCGCGCTGGCGGGCGCGTTGGGGCTCTCGGAGGTGACGGTCGGGCGCTTCGTGCACGCGCTGCACGACGCCGGCTGGGTCCGTCGCGACCCCGACCCCGACGACTCGCGGGCGATCCTGCTGGCGCCGACGCCCAAGGCCTATCGCGCGCTGCCGCGCTTCATCGCGGTCAGCAACGCGCTGCTCGACGAGGCCTTCGCGGGCTTCTCGGCCGCCGAGGTCGATCGCGTGGCGCAGACCACCGAACGGCTGCGACGCAACATCCTCGGCGAGCCCGCGCGCGCGTCCGACGACGATGCGGTATGAACGGGCGCCATGTCCCGCCGACGCGTCGCCGCCCTCGCCCCGCTCGCCCTCGCCCTCGCGCTCGGCTGCCACCCGAAGGGGCAGCCGGTCGCGCCCACCACCGCTGGCGGCGGCGGCGGTAGCGTCGACGATCAGACGCCGCTGGCGCCGGTCACCAAGATGGCCGAGCTGCTGCCGCCCAAGACGCTGGCGCTGCTCGAGGTCGCGGGCCCGCGCCGGGTGATGGAGATCGTCGGCCGCGACGCGCTGGTCGCCGCGTTCCCGCAGGAGTACGCGCAGATCACCCGCGACATGGCGAGCTCGATCGGCACCGACATCTTCGATCCCGCGAAGCTGCGCGAGATCGGCGTCGACCTCGAGGGGCGGATGGGCGCGGCGGTGATCGCCGCCGAGCCGTTCACCGTCGCATTCTTCGTGCCGGTCGCCGACGCCGGCCGCTTCCGGCAGTTCATGTTCGACGCGATCCGCCGCAACCGGGGCGACGTCGTGCCGGTGCCGCTCGCGGGCGCCGAAGTGCTGCGCATCAAGGACAAGCGCGCCGCGCTGGTGTTGCGCGGTCCCTACGCGGTGTTCGTGATCCGCGACGGCGACGGGCCTGGTGATCCGGCACTCGAGCTCGCGGGCGCCGACCCCCACACCTCGCTCGCCAACGATCGCGGCTACCGCAAGGCCACCGGCGCGCTCGGGGTGCCCGATGGCATCGCGTACGTCGATGCCGCGGCGGTCGCCACCGCACTCGCCGGCGGCGAGACCCCGAGCAAGCCGTCGAACTGGGCGGCCGACGAGCTCGCGGCGGCCAAGGAACGCGGTGAGACGCCGGCGCGCATCCAGGAACTCGAGCAGCAGGCCGCGCAGATCGAGGCCGATCAAGCCCGCTGGGAGAAGCGTCGCCACGCCGAGCGGACCCTGCGGGAGCGCCTGCTGCTCGGCATCGGCCGCGCGGCGTGGGCGTTCAACGCCAAGCCCACCGGCATCGTCGCCGAAGGCCGCATCGAGTACGGCGGCGAGGCGGCGGTGCGCTCCCTGCTGCGCAACCGTGCCGGCGAGCCCGCGCTGATCAAGTCGCTCGATGGCCGCCCGGTGTGGCTGATGGAGGGCGCGTTCCAGGTCTCGGAGCTGGTCGCGTTCGCCGACCTCGCGCTGCAGGCCGATGGCACCAGCTGGGCCGAGCTGGTGGCCGAGCTCAAGCGCGACCTGGCGATCGATCTCGACGGCGAGCTGCGGCCGCTGCTGACCGGCAACGCATCGTTCGCGGTCACGCTCGACGGTGCGCTCGATCCGATGCCCACCGACTTGCGGGCGCAGCTCGGCGCGTCGGTCGACATCGAGCTCGCCGACGCCGAGCAGGCGGCCGCGATGCTCGAGCGCCTCGGCAAGCTCGCGCTGGCCCAACTCGGCGGCAAGGCCAGCAAGAACCCCAAGCCGATCGGCAAGCTCACCCGCGGCAAGGACGGCACGTGGAGCCTCGCGGTGCCGCAGTGGCGCACGCTCGAGATCGCGGTGCGCGGCCACCACCTGGTCATCAGCACCGACCGCGGGTTCGGCAAGCGGCTGCAGGCGGGTGCGGCCGGCGACATCAAGACCAAGGGCCAGCCGGCGGCGATCGCTGCGGCGTCCCTCACGGGTGCGGCGATCGGGGCGCTGCTCGATCTCGAGGCCATCGCGATCGGCACCAGCGCCCGCTTCGGCGGCTTCGCGACCGCGTCGATGTTCGAGGATCCGTGGACGGCCACGGTGCCGAAGTCGAAGGCGTACAAGGCCAAGCAGCGCGAGCTCGACCGGGCGCAGGCCCGCATCGACGAGCTCGAGCAGCGCCGCTCGGCCGAAGAGGTCGCGCGCATCGGCAGGGCCGTGCGGCCGTGGGGCAGCCTCGCCGGCAACGCGGTGGTCGAGGGCGACGGCGTGCTGGTTCGCGGCGGCCTGTTCGTGCGCGGCAAGGACGGCGTTGCCGGGACCTTGCTCGAGTCGCTGAAGGCGATCAAGGCGATGCAGGAGCCGCGCGCGGCGCAGCAGGATCTCGACGAGGCCTTCCGCAAGGCCGACACCCTGCGCGGCGAGCTGAACGCGATCCGCCAGAAGGACATCGAGGCCTACGAGCGCAAGCACCCGCGGCCGAGCGGCGGCGCGGTGGTGCCGAACCCGCAGTAGTCGCCGCGGTCGATCGCGGTATCCTGGCGAGGATGTCCGCGCACTCGATGGGCTTGGCGCTTCCGTGGCGCGTGACGCTGGCCGCAGCCGTGCTGCTGGCGTGCGCGTGGTTGCCGATCTCGGCCGGCCAAGACGGCACGCTCGCGGGGCTGCTGCTCGCGGCGTGGCGCGAGGACTGGCTGCAGGGGCTGCTGGCGACGCTGGTGCTCGGCGGCCCGCACCTGTTCGCGGCCACGGCGATGGTGGCCAGCCGCGCGCCCGATGGCGCAGCGCCGGCGTGGGTCCGCGCGCTGACGGCGTGGCTCATGGTCGAGTTGGTGCTGCTGGCGTTGATCGTGCTGCACGGTCTGCAGGAAGGCCAGGGTGGGCGCGCACCGCTGGCACTCATCGGCTTCGCCGCAGTGCTGGCGTCGGCGTGGTGGCGGCGCATGGCGAGCCCGCACACGCCGATGCACCGCCGCGACGTCGGTGCGTCGGTGCGCTTCGGCGCCATGGCGTGCTTCGGCGCGTTCGCGTGGTTCGAGCTGCAGGTGCGCGGTGGCCAGGGCCCGGGTCTGTGGCTGCACGCGACCACGGCCGCGAGCTTCTTGCTGGTCGCCGTGGTGCCGCGCGATCGCTAGCGGCTGCCCGGCGGCGGTGGCGTGACGCCGCAGGCGGCGACCGGGCTGCGGTAGCCGTCACGATCGACGGTGCGCACGCCGAAGTGCCAGTCGTCGCGGTGCAGCGGCAGCGTGACGGTGGTGCCGTCGCCGACCGCCTGCACGTGTTGCCACTGCGCCGCGGTGGTCTCGCGCCACAGCACCTCGTAGCCGACGAGGTCTTCGTCGGCGACCGCGTTCCAGCGCAGGGTCGTGTCGTTGCCGAGCGTGGCGTCGACGATGTGCGCGCCCGCCGGGATCGCCGGCGCGTTGGCGAGCTGCAGCACGGTGGCCGCGGCGAGTCGGGTGACGTCGGCGAGGTAGTGCGGATCGACGTGCTGCGGCACGTCGCCAAAGGCGTGGCCATCTTCGTCGCGCACGTCCTGGTGCTGGCGATCGTAGTGCTCGCCGGGCTCCGTGAAGCGGATCGCGGGGTAGCCCTGCTCGGCGAACGCGGTGTGGTCACCGCCGCGTAGCAGTCGATCGGGGCGGAAGACCAGCTGCGGTCGCACGGCGGTGCGCTGCCACGCCGCCACGGTCGCGACGTAGCGCGCGAGCTGGCGCGAGGGTGCGTCGTGCTCGGCGCCCGCGCGGCGCAGGGCGGCGATCGCCGCGTCGTCGGCCGCCAGCGGCAGCCCCTCGGAGAACACGCGGATGGTGTCGCGTCGCGGCGCGGCGCCGGGCACCTGCGGATCACCGACGATGTCGAAGCTGAGCACCGCGGCGATGTCGAGCCCGCGCGCACGCGCGGCCTCGGCGTGGGCCCGCGCGCCGACCAGGCCCTGTTCTTCGCCGGCGGTCGCCAGCAGCACCACGGTCGCGTCGGTCATGCGCGGCGCGAGCACCCGCGCCAGCTCGAGCAGCAGCGCGGTACCGGAGCCGTCGTCGTTGGCACCGGGGGCGTCGATCTCGGCGTTCATCACGTCGCTGGCGCGCGAGTCGTAGTGCGCGACCACGTAGACGTGGCGCGCGGGCACGCGGGTGCCCGGCAGGGTCGCGACCACGTTGACGAGCTCGAGTGCGCGATCGATGCGCTTGCCGTCGGGCTTCACCGCGTGGGTGTCGAGCGAGACCTGCAGCGGCGGCGCGCCGCCGCGGGCGACCGCGGCTGCGCCCATGCGCTCGGCGATGTAGCGACGCGCAGCCCCGATGCCGCGCACCGGCGAGACGGTGTCCGACAGCGTGTGGCGGGTGCCGAAGCCGGCCAAGCGATCGACGTGCACGCGCAGCTGCGAGGGATCGACCTGCTCGAGCACGAGGTCGAGGCCCGCCGGCGGCGGCGACTCGGGCACGTCGCCGCTCGCGGTCGCCGTCGGCATCGCAGCGCCGCTCGGGCACGGCGCCTGCACCGGCGGTGGCTCGGGCAGCACCAGCTCCTTGGCGTGGCAGCCGAGCAGGCACGCCGCGAGCACGACGGCACGCGGTTGGCTCGAGGGGGCCGGTGTGACCATGCCGCCCGACGCTAGTGTGGCTGGCGAAAACCCGCAACGCAGCCGAGGTGCTACGCTCGCGCCGCCCAAGAGCCCCTCGCATGGACGAGCCCTCGCTGCAGCGTGCCTTCGTCGCCGGCGCCACCGGCTACACCGGACGCGCCGTGGTGGCGGCGCTGCGCGAGCGCGGCATCACGACGCTCGCCCACGTGCGGCCCGACTCGTCGCGACGCGCCGAGTTCGAGTCGCGCTTCGCGGCCCTGGGCGCGCAGGTCGACAGCACGCCGTGGGAGCTCGAGGCCATGCGTCAGAGCCTGCGCCGCTGGGGCCCGACGCTGGTGTTCGCGCTGCTCGGCACCACGCGCGCGCGCGCGCGGGCCGACGGCATGGCCGCGCAGCAGGCCTACGCGCGGGTCGACTTCGGCCTCACCAAGTGGCTGATCGAGGCCGCGGCCGCGACCGGTGGTGGCCCGCGCTTCGTGTACCTCTCGTCGCTCGGCGTCGAGCCCGGCAGCAGCAACGCCTACCTCGCCGCGCGCGCCCGCGCCGAGGCGGTGCTGCGCGACAGCGGCCTGCCGTGGACCATCGCGCGGCCGTCGTTCATCACCGGATCGGACCGCGACGAGTCGCGTCCACTCGAGCGCGCGGGCGCAGCGGTCGGCGATGCGGCGCTGGCCTTGGTCGGGGTCTTCGGCGGCAAGCGGGTGCGGGATCGGTATCGCTCGACCGACGCGAGCACGCTCGCGCGCGGGCTGGTGCGGGTGGGGCTCGATCCGGCGTTCGTGGATCGGGTCGCGTACGCGGAGGACCTGCGCGGCGGCTCGAGGGATTCGGCGGGGTGATCGGCGAGATCGATCCCGCGGTACTCGCAGCCGAACGAGGGCGAGGCACCGTCGTCCACGGCCGTCAGTCCTTGCGCAGGATGAGGAACTGATAGCGCTCGATGGGACCGCCACAGTCCCAAGGCTCTCCGTCGTCGATGATGACCAGGGCGTCTCCCACGCGCATCTCGAACTCAGCCGTCTGTGCGGACTGATGGTCGAACACCTCGAGGTCCTGGTCGAAGCCGACGAACGAGAGCAGGTTGCGGCCCACGGGAGGTCCACAGATTGGGAGTGGCTCCTCGTGTGCGCAGCGCTGTGCCGTCGCATTCGTGATGCGCGCGCCGGGCCAGAGCCCCTTCGGCTCTCCTCCCGTCTCGTCGTCGACGTCAACGAAGCTTCCGTCCAAACCACCGAGCTGGAGCGCGCCGCCGATCGCCAGAGAGAACGCCGTGACCGGCAGGTGCATTCTCTCGACGTAGAGGGCCAGCTCGACCTGGGCGTTCTCGACCAGAGCGGCGGGTACCGTGTCGCCGATGGGGAAACGCTGCCAGCGACAAGAGCAGCCCAATCCGAGCGGAGGCATCACGGGTGCAGATCCGCGTGTTGCGCGGCGCGGCATTGCTGATGGTCTCCTAGGGTCGCCGGGTGAAGTTGCTGAACTTTGTTGGACGCGTCGTGGATGAGGACCATCGAGAAACCTCCGAGCACAAGCGAACGAGCGAAGTTCCAACCGAGCGAACGACAATGCGCCTGCGACCCGTCGTGGCGCAGATGAGGCCGCCGCACCCGCGGGACGGCGGCCTCATGACGACGGCGAGAGAGCCACATTGTCCCCGCTATGCGGAGGACATCAGTGCGTAGGCGCCCTCGGTTGCGTCCCAGACGAGGAAATCGAGCCGGCCGTCCTCGTTGAGATCAAACGCCGAGACCATCTGCGTGGAGTCTTCGTCCAAGGCGATGTCGAACATCTCGAGGTACTGCGTCTCGCCGGCGACCTGCACGACCGCGAGCATGAACCCCTGGAACACGACATCGTCCGCGCCATCCCCATCGACGTCGCCGAAGACCAGGCCGAGTGTCGCGGCCGAGGGCGGTATCGGCGGAGGTATGAAGCTGCCGGGCGGGTCAAGTTCCGTCCAGAACTTGAGCGGGGCTTCGAACGTGCGGTCACCGCGGGAGCGATGGAAGTCGAGATACGACTCGTAGTATTTCGAGTTGTCCTCCGTGGCGGTCATGACGTCGTCGAAGCCGTCTCCGTCGAAGTCGGCGACGCCGGCCCACGCAGGACGAGACGTCGCCGAGAACGTAACGCCCTCGGACGCGAATCCCCCGGCGCCGTCCCCCCACTCCGCCGAAAACGCGAGTACTCCACCGAGATTCCTCAGTTCACAGGCGGCGATGGAAACGATGTCGACCAGGCCATCTCCGTCGATCTGACCAGCGCCGATGCCGAGGATCTCGCGCCCGCACTTGCCATCGTGCGTGAGCTCGTCGCCGAAGAAGGATGGCACGCCATCGACGTTCCCCACGAGTCGATGCACGAATGGCTGGACGAGGACAGCGATCTCCTCGAGCCCATCTCCGTTCACATCCAGCACTGTTTGGGCACGAAAGAGCGTGATGATGTAGTCCGGGCTCGGCGGCTCGACCACCACAGGCTCGCCGGGGCCGTCCGGCGTCCAGGGCGCGATCGCCAACGCATAGCTGGGCTGGTCCGAACGTCCCACCGCGAGATCGGAGTGAACGCCGTCAAACATCCGCACCGGCCAACGCGTGTGCGGATACTCGAAGCCCGGCACCACGCCCCACGGCTGCACATCGAACCCGTCGCCGTTCCAGAACGCCAGCGCCATCGGCATCCCAGCGTCCTGACCGGCTAGCAGAAACGCGAGCTCGCCATCGGGCCCGAAGTGTCCGGCGCCCACGGGTTGGGCCCGCTGCCCCCCGGTGGGCAGGGGGCCGAGCTCGCCGTTCGATGGGATCGCAAACTTCCGATAGCAGAACGGCTCGTTCGCGACATTGTCGGGGCATGCGATCGGCGCCCCGGTCGACGATGCGTCCACGCTGGCGCCCGACGTCGTCGACGTCGACGTGATGCTCTCGCCCGAGCCGACCGAAGCGCTCGTCGCATCGGCGCTGGTGCCCTCGGCCGACGCCGAGCCGTCGCCGTCATCCTTCACAGGTCCGCATGCAAGCAAGCCCAGCGTCAGCGCTCGGAGGGCCCACGCCATGCGGGGCTGGACCGCACCGCAGCGCTCAGCCACCGCGCACCTCCGGATGCCGGATGCCGGATGCCGGATGCCGGATGCCGGATGCCGGATGCCGGATGCCGGATGCCGGATGCCGGATGCCGGATGCCGGATGCCGGATGCCGGATGCCGGATGCCGGATGCCGGATGCCGGATGCCGGATGCCGGATGCCGGATGCCGGATGCCGGATGCCGGATGCCGGCGTGCTCATCGTCCACGAGCATCGCACGGGGACTCTACCGGCGTCGAGCCGAGGTTTCGAGGACCTTCTCGCCCGTATGGGCATTTCGCTCCGACACCGGCGGCCGTGTGCTCCGCGAGACGTGTCGACGGCCGTTCGGCCGCGCGCTGCAGGACGAGGCATCGAGGCGAACCTGCGGCTGTCGTTCGCGGCCGACCTGCGCGACCACGGCGTGGGCGCGCAGATGCTCCACCAACTCGGCGTTTGGCGGCTCGAGCTGCTCACAAACAACCCGCGCGAGAGCGCGGGCCTGTCGGGCTTCGACATGGCGATCGTCGAGCCGGTGCCGCTGCATGCGGGGAAGAACCCGCACAACGAGCGCTACCTCGCGACCAAGGTCGCGAAGCTCGGCCACCTCGCGGACGGGTGAGGGCGATTGCCGCGGGCGCGAGGGCGGGAGACGTCGCGGGCTCACAGGCAGGCGATCGACTTGCGCACGGTGGTGGTGGCCCCGCGGGCGTCGCGGACGATCGCGGTGAGTTCGTGCGCTTGCGTGAACGGGATCGACGTGAGCGCGTCGTCGAGCAGCACGCCGTCGACACGCCAGCGGACCGATGCAATGTCGGCCTCGGCGTCATCGGTGTCGATCGTGAGGCTGACGGTGCTGGGGCAGGTGACGGTCGAGGGCACGGTGATCTCGGCCTCGGGCGGCGAGCCGAGCCAGCTGCTGGCGACGGCGTCGAAGGTCGCGGAGACCTCGGCGACGATGCCGTTGCAGGGCACGTCGAGGGTGACCTCGAACTTGCCGTAGGCGGGGATGTTGGCCCAACCGGCCTCGAACATGAAGCCGACGCCGTGCTCGATTGCGGAGCCTGCGGAACCTGCGGGTCCTGCGGGACCTCTGAGCGATGACCCCAATGACCCTCAATAGTCGGATGTCAGCGCCACGCCCGGCAGCTCGTCTTGCTCTGCACTTCTACGTTCGAGTTCGACGCGTCGCGTTGACTGTCATGAGGATATGAGTGCGTAGATGCCTGAGGCCTCATCTTGCACGACGAAATCGAGGCGCCCATCGTGATTGAAGTCGAATGCTGAGGCGATCTTACGCTCATTCGGCCACGGTTCAGCGAACATGGAGAACGATACGGGTCTCTCTGGCGCGCCGATCAGCGCGCTCATGAAGTAGGCGAAGATCAGATCGCTCCGGCCGTCACCGTCGACGTCTCCGAGGATGAAGGAGGAGTTGGTCGGCGGCGATCCAGGAAATGGGTGATAGCCGCCCGGCGCAATAGTGTCATTCCAAATCACTGCGGGAGGGGAGAAACTGCGATCGCCGCGGGCGCGGTGCAGCTCAATGTAGGCAACTTCACCGCTTCCGCCGTAGTCGTCCATGGCGATGACGACGTCATCGAGTTCGTCGCCATCGAAATCCGCGGCGCCCAGCCAGGCAGCTGGCAAGCTTGCAGTAAATGGAATGCCGACCGATTCGAATGTCCCCGCTCCATCGCCCCATTCCGCTGCGAATGCAAAGGCACCGTCGTAGTCGTCGACATCGCAGTAGCCGATCGCAACCAGATCGACGAACGCGTCGTCATCGAAGCGGCCCGGCGAAATGCCACTCACGTTGCCACCGCACGCCCCGGTGTGCGTGATTGGTGTGCTGAAGAATCCCGGCGCGCCGTCGACGTTGCGGACCAGGTAGTGCTCGTTGCCTCCTGACACCGAGTCCTGCGAGTAGACGGCGAAGTCCTGCCGACCATCGCCATCGCCATCCATGATCGGCTGCTGCTCGAAGACTGAGACGATGAGAGCATTCGGGGGGGGGGGGCACCGCGATCGGCTCGCCGGGCCCGTTTGGTGTCCACGGCGCGACCGCGAGCATCGGTTCGAACCCGCGCGACCCTACCAGGAGGTCAGAGTGCAGGCCGTCGAAAAGGCGTATCGGGATTCGCGCCTCGGCGCTCGAGAGTTCTGGCACGACACCCCAGGGCTGCACGTCGAACCCATTGCCATTCCAGAACGCCAAGCCAATCGGCGTGCCGCCTTCGCGGCCCGCGAGCAAGAATGCCTCCTCGCCGTCGGCCCCAAAGTTGCCGACACGAGCGCTTGGTGGACCACGCCATCCCGCACCGAGTTGCCCCTCCCACGCAATCGGAAACTTGCGGTAGCAGAACGGCTCGAGCGCCACATTGTCGGGGCACTCGACCGCAGCGCCCGTGCTGGAATCACTCGCCGTGGTCGTGCTCGCCGCCGACCCGCTGGCCTCGCTGGACGAGCCGACGCTCGCGCTCGTCGCGTCGACCGCCGTGGACCCGTCGGCCGACGCGGAGCCGGAACCGTCGCCGCTGCCCTTCACGGGCCCGCACGCCCAGCCCGCGAGCGTCAGCGCCACCAGGATCGGCGCCGCTCGCATCCGCTGTGCCACACCCAAGAGCATCGCACCGTCCACGCTAGCGGCGACGCACACTGCTGTCGACCCGATTCTCCCGTCGCCCCCACGGGCACCGGCGGACCCCTCTTGGGTCAGTCGGGTTGATCGACCGAGCGCATCAACACGTCGTGGATCTGCACGTGCGCCGGTGCGGTCAGCATGTGCCGCACGCACGCGGCGACGTCGGCGGGCTCGAGCACGGTGAAGCGACCATACGTGCGCGCGCCGGCCTCGGGGTCGCGCTCGTAGACCTCGGCGAACTCGGTGCGCACGTAGCCGGGGCTCACCGCGCCCACGCGAATCGCACTGCCGCCGGCGCGCAGCTCCTGTCGTAGGCCCTCGAGCAGGGCTCGCACGGCGTACTTGCTGGCGGCATACATGCCGCTGCCGGCCGGCACGCGGTGCGCGGCCATCGATGACACGTGGATCACGTGGCCACGGTCGCCGCGGCGCTGCATGTCGGCGATCGCCTCGCGGGTGCAGATCGCCAGCGCCAGCACGTTGACCTCGAGCATCTCGCGCCAGTCCGCGGTGGCGCCGCTGCACAGCGGCGCGAGCCGGCCGAGGCCGGCATTGTTGACGAGGATGTCGACGCCGCCGGTGCGGGCGCGCAGCTCGGCGAAGCTGCGGGCGATCGCGTCGGCGTCGCGCAGATCACAGGGCAGCGCGATCGGATCGCTGGTGGGATGACGGCTGCGCAGCGCGTCGACCAGCGCCTGCAGTCGATCGGCGCGACGGGCCAGCAACGCCACGCGGGCGCCCGCGT encodes:
- a CDS encoding MarR family transcriptional regulator, whose protein sequence is MAQRRRQAQAYLDLTRIHRMIERRSAELLAAQGLRDVTPAQAGALMVLFQARAPLRARALAGALGLSEVTVGRFVHALHDAGWVRRDPDPDDSRAILLAPTPKAYRALPRFIAVSNALLDEAFAGFSAAEVDRVAQTTERLRRNILGEPARASDDDAV
- a CDS encoding M20/M25/M40 family metallo-hydrolase yields the protein MVTPAPSSQPRAVVLAACLLGCHAKELVLPEPPPVQAPCPSGAAMPTATASGDVPESPPPAGLDLVLEQVDPSQLRVHVDRLAGFGTRHTLSDTVSPVRGIGAARRYIAERMGAAAVARGGAPPLQVSLDTHAVKPDGKRIDRALELVNVVATLPGTRVPARHVYVVAHYDSRASDVMNAEIDAPGANDDGSGTALLLELARVLAPRMTDATVVLLATAGEEQGLVGARAHAEAARARGLDIAAVLSFDIVGDPQVPGAAPRRDTIRVFSEGLPLAADDAAIAALRRAGAEHDAPSRQLARYVATVAAWQRTAVRPQLVFRPDRLLRGGDHTAFAEQGYPAIRFTEPGEHYDRQHQDVRDEDGHAFGDVPQHVDPHYLADVTRLAAATVLQLANAPAIPAGAHIVDATLGNDTTLRWNAVADEDLVGYEVLWRETTAAQWQHVQAVGDGTTVTLPLHRDDWHFGVRTVDRDGYRSPVAACGVTPPPPGSR
- a CDS encoding NAD(P)H-binding protein yields the protein MQRAFVAGATGYTGRAVVAALRERGITTLAHVRPDSSRRAEFESRFAALGAQVDSTPWELEAMRQSLRRWGPTLVFALLGTTRARARADGMAAQQAYARVDFGLTKWLIEAAAATGGGPRFVYLSSLGVEPGSSNAYLAARARAEAVLRDSGLPWTIARPSFITGSDRDESRPLERAGAAVGDAALALVGVFGGKRVRDRYRSTDASTLARGLVRVGLDPAFVDRVAYAEDLRGGSRDSAG
- a CDS encoding VCBS repeat-containing protein, whose product is MKDDGDGSASAEGTSADATSASVGSGESITSTSTTSGASVDASSTGAPIACPDNVANEPFCYRKFAIPSNGELGPLPTGGQRAQPVGAGHFGPDGELAFLLAGQDAGMPMALAFWNGDGFDVQPWGVVPGFEYPHTRWPVRMFDGVHSDLAVGRSDQPSYALAIAPWTPDGPGEPVVVEPPSPDYIITLFRAQTVLDVNGDGLEEIAVLVQPFVHRLVGNVDGVPSFFGDELTHDGKCGREILGIGAGQIDGDGLVDIVSIAACELRNLGGVLAFSAEWGDGAGGFASEGVTFSATSRPAWAGVADFDGDGFDDVMTATEDNSKYYESYLDFHRSRGDRTFEAPLKFWTELDPPGSFIPPPIPPSAATLGLVFGDVDGDGADDVVFQGFMLAVVQVAGETQYLEMFDIALDEDSTQMVSAFDLNEDGRLDFLVWDATEGAYALMSSA
- a CDS encoding VCBS repeat-containing protein, which codes for MDGDGDGRQDFAVYSQDSVSGGNEHYLVRNVDGAPGFFSTPITHTGACGGNVSGISPGRFDDDAFVDLVAIGYCDVDDYDGAFAFAAEWGDGAGTFESVGIPFTASLPAAWLGAADFDGDELDDVVIAMDDYGGSGEVAYIELHRARGDRSFSPPAVIWNDTIAPGGYHPFPGSPPTNSSFILGDVDGDGRSDLIFAYFMSALIGAPERPVSFSMFAEPWPNERKIASAFDFNHDGRLDFVVQDEASGIYALISS
- a CDS encoding SDR family NAD(P)-dependent oxidoreductase — encoded protein: MNSPSPSDLHPLRDLLPLRDRVALVTGASSGIGTAIAEMLADAGARVALLARRADRLQALVDALRSRHPTSDPIALPCDLRDADAIARSFAELRARTGGVDILVNNAGLGRLAPLCSGATADWREMLEVNVLALAICTREAIADMQRRGDRGHVIHVSSMAAHRVPAGSGMYAASKYAVRALLEGLRQELRAGGSAIRVGAVSPGYVRTEFAEVYERDPEAGARTYGRFTVLEPADVAACVRHMLTAPAHVQIHDVLMRSVDQPD